GTCCATGTTGCCAACGCGGACCAGATCGGCATCGTCCAGGTGGATGCATTCCAGGACATTCTGGAAGACTACGGAACCGTTATCCGGCATATCTTTTTCGGCCATTGCCATTTCAGCCTGTCCGGGTCCGTCTGCGGTATTCCGCTTTCCGCCCCGCGTTCGACGAGCCATCCGAACTGGCCGGACTTTTCCGGCAACAAGGACCGCGTCGGCTACGGCGGCATGGCCCAGAACTACAATGTCGCGTTTCTGGACGCCCGAAGCACCGTCATTCATTCCATGGATTTTCTCGATGAGCGCATCGCGACCTGGGTCGAGACCGAGGCAGACGGCTGGCTGTCGGAAGACAACATCTGAGATCGCTGAGGGATGAGCGCGTGCCGCTGTTGGCGGCTTGGAAGGTACAATAGATCAACGCGATCAAAATCGGTCCAATGCGCCCAGCGCCGAGTCAAACCACGGAACTTGGTCCCGAATTTGTCATCCCGGTTTGCCGCGCAAGCGGCAAGACCGGGACCCAGTACCCGATGCGGCCAGATATTGAAAGAAGACTGTGAAACAAGAGATCACTGGTTTCCGGCCTTCCGCTGCGCTCCAGCCGGAATGACAAGAGTATCGAAAGGAAACTGCCTTTGGAGGGGCAATCGGTCGTATACGGGTCAACGGTGGATCGCGCCCCTGGTGCGGTGAATCTGAAGTTCGCACCGAGCAGGCTGCACAATGAGACGAACTTCAGATCCGGGTGACTAGCGCAGTCCCTCGTTGATGCTCTTCAGCACACGGCTTCCCGGGCAGAGTTCGTCCTTGCCCATGCTGTTGAGCGGCTGGCTGGCAAGTTCCAGCGTATGATTGAGATCCTGTGACGTCGGATCGAGGTAGAGGAGCCCCGTCAGCACCTTTCCATTGCGATCCGCCGCCTGGAGCGCCATGAGAGCGTCTTCGCGGCTGTCGGCCTTGTAGTCCTTGCTGGCCTTGTGAAGATTGATGTTCGAGCCGTCATGCAACGTGACCGTCTGGGTTGATCCTTCCTTGTACTGCGTGCGGATTTCCTCGCGCATCGGCACGAAGTCGACGGGCATGGCCTCAAGGTTCTCACGCGTGGCCGCGTAGCTTTTTGTCGACCCCGCATTGTTGGCAAAGGTCACGCAGGGCGACACGATGTCGATAAAGGCAAAGCCCCGATGCGCCATGGCCGCACGGATCAACGGCTCCAGCTGCTCCTTGTCGCCGGAGAAGCTGCGCGCAACGAAGCTTGCCCCCTGAAGCACCGCAAGGCTTGCAAGGTCAATGCCCTCGAACGGGTTCTGCGTTCCGTATTTGCCGACAGACCCCAGATCGGCGGTCGCGCTGTCCTGGCCCTTGGTCAGGCCGTAGCAGCCGTTGTTGGCAACGATGTAGGTCATGTTGACGTTTCGCCGGATCAGGTGAACGAACTGGCCCATCCCGATGGAAGCGGTGTCGCCGTCACCGGAAACACCCAGATAGATGAGATCCCGATTGGCAACGCTCGCCCCGGTCGCAACGGACGGCATCCGTCCATGCACCGAATTGAAGCCGTGGCTTCGCCCGAGAAAATAGGTCGGCATCTTCGACGAACAGCCGATGCCCGACAGCTTGGCGATGCGGTGCGGCGGAATGGAAGACAGGAAACAGGCATTGCGGATCGCGGCGGAAATACTGTCGTGCCCGCAGCCCGCGCAAAGCGTCGAAATCGATCCGTCATAATCGGCAACCGTGTAGCCGAGCGCATTTTTCGGCAACTTCGGGTGCTGGAATTTCGGCTTGTAATAGGACATCAGGCAGTCTCCGGATGCAGCTTGACGACATCAGCGCTGGTGGCATTGAGCGCCCGCCGGATTTGCCGGGCGATGGTACGTGCAGTGATCGGCGTACCGGAATAGTTCAGGACAGAGGTCAGTTTGTCCGGCGCGATATGACATTCGTTCATGATCAACTGACGCATCTGCCCATCGCGGTTCTGTTCGATCACGAAGACGATGTCATGCTCGTGCACGAAGGCGTCGAGGCTTTCATGGAAGGGAAAGGCCCGGATGCGCATCACGTCGATCGGGTAACCTTCCGCGGCCAGGATCTCGACCGCCTCATAGGAGGGCGACGCGGAGGTTCCGAAAAACAGCGCACCGAGCTTCTGCTTGGTTTTCGGTTTCTTGACCGGGATCGGGTCGTGCACCTTTGGAACCGGAACATAGGATTTTGCCGTTTCGAACTTGCGCAGCAGCCGGTCGACATTTTCGACGTAATCATCGCCCTTCTCGGAATAGACCGCCATATCGTTCTTTGACGACCCCCGCGTGAAGAACGCGCCCTTGTCGGGATGCGTCCCCGGCAGGGTGCGGTAGCAGATCCCGTCGCCGTCGACATCGACGTAGCGCCCCCACGTTTCCGCTTCGTCCAGCGCGTTCCTGTCCAGGACCTTGCCCCGGTTCATCTCGTAGTCGTCGTCCCACTCCAGTGGCGGCGACATCCAGTCGTTCATGCCAAGATCAAGATCAGACATCATGATCACCGGGGTCTGAAGCTGCTCCGCCAGGTCGAAGGCCTGCACGGTCATGTCGAAACACTCCCTCGGTGTGGCCGGGAACAGCAGGACATGCTTGGTATCGCCGTGGGAGGCGTAGGCGGCCGCAAGGATGTCCGACTGCTGGCTCCGGGTCGGCATCCCCGTGGACGGTCCCGATCTTTGAACGTCGATCAACACGACCGGGACTTCGGCGAAATAGGCCAGCCCCAGGAACTCGCTCATCAGTGAAAGTCCGGGGCCGGATGTGGCCGTGAAGGCCCGGGCGCCGTTCCAGCTGGCCCCGACCACGATCCCCATGGCCGCCAGTTCATCCTCGGCCTGCAGGATCGCGAAATTCCGCTTGCCGGTTCCGGCATCGATCCGCATCCTTTCCGCATATTTGGAAAAGGCATCGACCACCGAGGTCGACGGCGTGATCGGGTACCAGGCCGCAACAGTCGCGCCGCCATAGATCGCCCCGAGAGCGGCGGCCGTGTTGCCGTTCATCAGGATATGCTGGCTCTCGCGGATATGCGGTGCGTCGATAACGCTTGGGTCCAGACGGATCGGCAAGGGACAGGAAAAATTATCCTGGGCGAACTGATACCCCATTTCGAGCGCGTGCACGTTGGGCGAGATCAGTTTCTCCTTGCCTTTGAACTGGTCGTTCAGAAGGTCCTTCAGGATCGAAAAGTCGATATCGAGCAGCGCGGCCATGGCCCCTACATAGACAACGTTCTTCAACAGCTGCTGCAGGCGCGCGACCTTGAACTCGCGCATGCACATTTCCGTCAAAGGGATACCGAAATAGCTGATGTCGTCGCGCTTCAGATGCGGCGCCAGCGGGCGGGTGGAATCATAGACGAAATAGCCGCCAGGCCCGACGCTGGCGACATCGTCTTCCATGGTCTGCGGATTGACGCACAGCATGAGGTCCACGCCGCCCCGCCGGCCGAGATAGCCCTTGGCGCTGACCCGGACCTCATACCAGGTCGGCAGACCCTGGATGTTCGACGGAAAGATGTTGCGCGGGCTGACCGGCACACCCATCCGGAAGATCGCCTTTGCAAAGAGATGGTTGGCCGACGCAGACCCGGTCCCGTTCACATTGGCGAACTTGACCACGAAATCATTGACGCCCTTGAGCTGTTTCATTTGACATCCACCAGGTTGGGCGTCGCCTTGGTAACATTGTAGAAGAACATCTGCATGTCCCACGCGGCGGTCGGGCACCGTTCGGCGCACAGGCCGCAATGCAGGCACACGTCCTCGTCCTTGACCATGACGCGACCGGTCGGCAGCTTTCCGGAGACATAAAGATCCTGTTCGGGATTGTCCGCCGGGACCATGAGCTTGCCGCGCAGTTCCTTCTCCGGAGCGTTCTGGGTGAAGGTGATGCAGCTCGTCGGACAGATATCCGCGCATGCATCGCACTCGATGCAGTTGGAATCGGTGAACACCGTCTGCGCATCGCAATTGAGACAGCGCTCCGCTTCAATGAAAGCCGTTTCCGGATCGAAACCCAGCTCCACCTCGACCATGCGGTCGCTCAGGGATTTCTTGAGATCCTCCAGCGGGACGATCTTGCGCTCGTCGGTGATCGGAATGGAATCGTAGCTCCATTCGTGAATGCCCATCTTCTGTCCCACCAGGGTGACATCCGGTGGTGGCCGCTTGGAAAGATCCTTGCCCTGGCAGTAGAGATCGATGGAGACGGCCGCCTTGTGGCCATGGGCAACGGCGGTGATGATGTTCGATGGCCCGAAGGCGGAATCGCCGCCGAAAAAGACTTCCTTGCGGGTCGACTGGAACGTCTCGTCATCATTGATGATCGGCGTACCCCAGCTGGTGAAGCGGATGCCCGTCTCCTTTTCGATCCACGGAAAGGCGTTCTCCTGGCCGATGGCGACAAGCACATCATCGCAGGGAAAGAACTCGGGTTCCTCGCCGGTCGGCACCAGTTCGCGGCGTCCGTCGCGGTGATAGACCGCTTTCACCTTGTCGAAGGTCATGCCGACAAGCTTGCCGTCCTCGACCACGAATTCACGCGGCACATGGTTGTCGATGATGGGAATGCCCTCGTGCATGGCGTCTTCCTTTTCCCAGGGAGATGCCTTCATGTCTTCGAACGGGCTGCGGACGATCACCTTGACGTCCTCGCCGCCAAGGCGGCGCGAGGTACGGCAGCAATCCATGGCGGTGTTGCCGCCCCCAAGCACGATCACGCGCTTGCCGATCTCCTTGATGTGCTCGAAGGCGACGCTGGCGAGCCAGTTGATGCCGATGTGAATATTCGCATCGGCTTCCTTGCGGCCCGGAAGCTTCGGCAGATCGCGGCCCTTGGGCGCACCGGAGCCGACGAAGACCGCGTCATAGCCCTTGGTCAGCATGTCGGCCATGCTGTCGACATAGGTGTTGAACACGGTGGTGATGCCCATGTCGAGGATATAGCCGATCTCTTCATCCAGAACGCTTTCCGGCAATCGGAACGAGGGGATCTGGCTGCGCATGAAGCCGCCGCCCTTGGCCTGCTCGTCGTAAAGATGCAGCTCGTAGCCGAGCGGGGCCAGATCGCGGGCGACGGTAAGGGATGCCGGACCCGCCCCGATCAGGGCAACCTTCTTGCCGTTGGGCGGCCCCGCCTTTGGCAGCATGTCCGCCACTTCGTCCTTGAAGTCGGCGGCGACGCGCTTCAGCCGGCAGATCGCAACGGGCTCCTCCTCGACGCGGCCGCGCCTGCAGGCCGGCTCGCACGGACGGTCGCATGTCCGGCCGAGCACGCCGGGAAACACGTTGCTTTCCCAGTTGATCAGGTAGGCATCGGTATAGCGCTGCTGCGCGATCAGGCGGATATAGGCGGGCACCGGCGTGTGCGCCGGGCAGGCATACTGGCAGTCGACGACCTTGTGAAAATATTCCGGGTTCGCCGTATCGGTGGCTCGCACGTCCTTTTCCCCTCCCATGAGTCCAAGACATCTGGCTGCTTCAAATTAAAGCGTGCCGTAATCACCTGTGTAAAGAGTACACCATCCAATCCGAGAAGATATTTGACTTTCGAATACTTGTTTGAGGGCTTTCGAGTTCACGGAAACAACGGTGTCAGACGCGCAAAAGCGCCCGCTTCAATTCATTGCGAGCACATCGGCCTCGGCAGCCTACACCTGGCATCACGAAGCCGGGCAACGTTTCAGGGGGCCGTTGTGATAGGGAAAATCCCAGCGCAGCGTCAGCTCGTCACCGGCCAGCCGCAACCCGAGGAAATACCCTCGCACACTGTCCTCGCCGCATTGTGCCGTTGCCGCCGTGAAAGCGCCGTTATCACCAGTCTCGACCGGCCCCCAGTCGAGCCTGCACCAGAGCTGCC
This region of uncultured Roseibium sp. genomic DNA includes:
- a CDS encoding 2-oxoacid:ferredoxin oxidoreductase subunit beta, with translation MSYYKPKFQHPKLPKNALGYTVADYDGSISTLCAGCGHDSISAAIRNACFLSSIPPHRIAKLSGIGCSSKMPTYFLGRSHGFNSVHGRMPSVATGASVANRDLIYLGVSGDGDTASIGMGQFVHLIRRNVNMTYIVANNGCYGLTKGQDSATADLGSVGKYGTQNPFEGIDLASLAVLQGASFVARSFSGDKEQLEPLIRAAMAHRGFAFIDIVSPCVTFANNAGSTKSYAATRENLEAMPVDFVPMREEIRTQYKEGSTQTVTLHDGSNINLHKASKDYKADSREDALMALQAADRNGKVLTGLLYLDPTSQDLNHTLELASQPLNSMGKDELCPGSRVLKSINEGLR
- a CDS encoding 2-oxoacid:acceptor oxidoreductase subunit alpha; this translates as MKQLKGVNDFVVKFANVNGTGSASANHLFAKAIFRMGVPVSPRNIFPSNIQGLPTWYEVRVSAKGYLGRRGGVDLMLCVNPQTMEDDVASVGPGGYFVYDSTRPLAPHLKRDDISYFGIPLTEMCMREFKVARLQQLLKNVVYVGAMAALLDIDFSILKDLLNDQFKGKEKLISPNVHALEMGYQFAQDNFSCPLPIRLDPSVIDAPHIRESQHILMNGNTAAALGAIYGGATVAAWYPITPSTSVVDAFSKYAERMRIDAGTGKRNFAILQAEDELAAMGIVVGASWNGARAFTATSGPGLSLMSEFLGLAYFAEVPVVLIDVQRSGPSTGMPTRSQQSDILAAAYASHGDTKHVLLFPATPRECFDMTVQAFDLAEQLQTPVIMMSDLDLGMNDWMSPPLEWDDDYEMNRGKVLDRNALDEAETWGRYVDVDGDGICYRTLPGTHPDKGAFFTRGSSKNDMAVYSEKGDDYVENVDRLLRKFETAKSYVPVPKVHDPIPVKKPKTKQKLGALFFGTSASPSYEAVEILAAEGYPIDVMRIRAFPFHESLDAFVHEHDIVFVIEQNRDGQMRQLIMNECHIAPDKLTSVLNYSGTPITARTIARQIRRALNATSADVVKLHPETA
- a CDS encoding FAD-dependent oxidoreductase, which codes for MRATDTANPEYFHKVVDCQYACPAHTPVPAYIRLIAQQRYTDAYLINWESNVFPGVLGRTCDRPCEPACRRGRVEEEPVAICRLKRVAADFKDEVADMLPKAGPPNGKKVALIGAGPASLTVARDLAPLGYELHLYDEQAKGGGFMRSQIPSFRLPESVLDEEIGYILDMGITTVFNTYVDSMADMLTKGYDAVFVGSGAPKGRDLPKLPGRKEADANIHIGINWLASVAFEHIKEIGKRVIVLGGGNTAMDCCRTSRRLGGEDVKVIVRSPFEDMKASPWEKEDAMHEGIPIIDNHVPREFVVEDGKLVGMTFDKVKAVYHRDGRRELVPTGEEPEFFPCDDVLVAIGQENAFPWIEKETGIRFTSWGTPIINDDETFQSTRKEVFFGGDSAFGPSNIITAVAHGHKAAVSIDLYCQGKDLSKRPPPDVTLVGQKMGIHEWSYDSIPITDERKIVPLEDLKKSLSDRMVEVELGFDPETAFIEAERCLNCDAQTVFTDSNCIECDACADICPTSCITFTQNAPEKELRGKLMVPADNPEQDLYVSGKLPTGRVMVKDEDVCLHCGLCAERCPTAAWDMQMFFYNVTKATPNLVDVK